The Montipora capricornis isolate CH-2021 chromosome 1, ASM3666992v2, whole genome shotgun sequence genome contains a region encoding:
- the LOC138038840 gene encoding uncharacterized protein: protein MAMTCELDTFMELLSGKLDSASCQLIKETLQVNGFTSRLQIKLISEKHLELMFQGADLTMGAKSLLNYHIQVLRDESPLQTGKIKKAQKSSPGGTAAVDDQPGTNSKRVGVLPALKTQGEKLRQQLLGQRQEVQELEMNIESMSIEVREPPNLGNSKVVCGHCHHRGHRNNITKPCQLKKCTEYTYCGLKEKHPEYFSKLNSLKVELKKKKSTLKEIESQIKSMEDFSTSSEFSFVKNLTPRMYAANPAYKTNKAKLMRDVRILRTFLDGKIPCVTANDSEQLSILISKSKKNLGVSSDGDETHATKSTIQTKLEFDSSDVSPIKSEVMEENSDKVPPSFSQGHSRKNRKKKSKHSIHKRAKKTRRRREYSSDSSNSSSEKYTRHTPRHSECPFPYFNPLCSFRGQPQGYPNPMPFFYQPLQPYPQTSGIQQGFQLANSENNFVQNTNLYNTLPFGGRKVGSESTSIVTVTSTVTSTTKGESWSNLDTLVTAAVSCDAQKLE from the exons ATGGCGATGACATGTGAACTTGATACGTTTATGGAACTGTTAAGTGGTAAACTAGACAGTGCTTCTTGTCAGCTGATAAAAGAAACTTTACAAGTGAATGGGTTTACGAGCCGTCTGCAGATAAAGCTGATTTCTGAAAAGCACTTGGAATTGATGTTCCAAGGAGCGGATTTAACAATGGGTGCGAAAAGTCTGCTCAATTACCATATCCAAGTCCTCCGTGACGAATCTCCTCTTCAAACTGGAAAGATCAAGAAAGCACAAAAATCTTCACCAGGCGGAACAGCAGCTGTTGATGATCAGCCTGGCACGAATTCGAAGAGAGTCGGA gttttgccagccttGAAAACTCAAGGGGAGAAACTTAGACAACAGCTGTTAGGACAAAGACAAGAAGTCCAAGAACTGGAGATGAACATAGAATCTATGTCGATAGAAGTCAGAGAACCACCTAACCTTGGAAACTCGAAAGTTGTGTGTGGTCATTGCCATCACCGCGGCCACAGAAATAACATAACTAAACCATGTCAACTGAAGAAATGTACTGAATACACTTACTGTGGACTGAAAGAAAAGCATCCTGAGTATTTCAGCAAACTCAACAGCTTAAAAGTCgagttaaagaaaaagaaaagtacgTTGAAAGAGATTGAATCGCAAATTAAATCGATGGAGGATTTCTCAACTAGTAGCGAGTTTAGTTTTGTTAAAAATCTCACGCCGAGAATGTACGCTGCAAATCCGGCGTACAAAACCAACAAAGCGAAGTTGATGCGCGATGTGCGCATTCTGAGAACTTTCCTAGATGGAAAAATTCCTTGTGTTACAGCAAATGATTCGGAACAATTGAGTATTTTGATTTCGAAAAGTAAGAAGAATTTGGGAGTCAGTTCGGACGGGGATGAAACCCACGCAACAAAAtcaacaattcaaacaaagTTGGAGTTTGATAGCAGTGATGTGTCTCCCATAAAAAGTGAAGTTATGGAAGAAAATAGTGACAAAGTTCCCCCAAGTTTTTCCCAGGGTCACAGCCGTAAGAACAGAAAGAAGAAGTCTAAACATAGCATTCACAAAAGGGCAAAAAAAACAAGGCGGCGGCGGGAATATTCAAGCGATTCTAGCAATTCGAGTTCGGAAAAATATACACGGCACACTCCGCGACATTCAGAGTGCCCTTTCCCTTACTTTAATCCTTTGTGTAGTTTTCGCGGTCAACCACAAGGATACCCTAATCCAATGCCATTCTTTTATCAACCCTTACAACCTTATCCGCAAACGAGCGGAATTCAACAAGGATTTCAGTTAGCTAATTCTGAGAACAACTTTGTGCAAAATACAAATTTGTACAACACTTTACCGTTTGGAGGCCGAAAAGTAGGTTCGGAGAGTACTAGTATAGTTACAGTTACTAGTACAGTTACATCGACAACTAAAGGTGAATCTTGGAGTAATTTGGACACATTAGTCACTGCAGCTGTGAGTTGTGACGCCCAGAAGTTAGAATGA